One window of the Arthrobacter sp. zg-Y919 genome contains the following:
- a CDS encoding NUDIX domain-containing protein gives MPTPDFVLSLRERIGHDPLWLPGVTAVVFNAAEQVLLGRRADNGRWALITGMLEPGEEAGPGALREVEEETGVHAELEHLIHVGAHGPVTFPNGDVCSFLNLAFSCRYLSGSARVNDDESTKVGWYALDDLPPLSDRHRMLIDLARTATGVPVFER, from the coding sequence ATGCCTACCCCAGATTTTGTCCTGTCCCTGCGCGAACGGATAGGGCACGATCCGCTCTGGCTGCCCGGCGTCACGGCCGTGGTGTTTAACGCCGCGGAGCAGGTCCTGCTGGGCCGGCGGGCGGATAACGGACGGTGGGCGCTGATCACCGGCATGCTCGAACCCGGGGAAGAAGCCGGGCCGGGTGCCCTGCGTGAAGTGGAAGAAGAAACCGGCGTCCACGCGGAGCTTGAACACCTCATCCATGTGGGCGCCCACGGTCCGGTGACCTTTCCGAACGGCGACGTGTGCTCCTTCCTGAACCTCGCCTTCAGCTGCCGGTATCTCTCCGGTTCCGCGCGGGTGAACGACGACGAATCCACCAAGGTGGGCTGGTACGCCCTGGATGACCTGCCGCCGCTGAGCGACCGGCACCGCATGCTGATTGACCTGGCCCGCACGGCGACCGGTGTTCCCGTCTTCGAGCGCTGA
- a CDS encoding prepilin peptidase, which produces MVEILAGYYGAGAAGTAGASVAAVLLGAALAWFAAVGLRLAVIDIRTRRLPNGLVLPSYPVAGVLLAGAALAAGEPDRIAAMLLGAAGLWAGFFALRLANPAGLGFGDVKLAGLLGLYLGFLGAGHVLAGMVAAFVFGGIGGVVLILTGRGTASSTVAFGPFLLLGSAVAMMVPALQ; this is translated from the coding sequence ATGGTGGAGATCCTGGCGGGTTACTACGGTGCGGGTGCGGCCGGAACGGCGGGTGCTTCCGTCGCCGCGGTCCTGCTGGGTGCGGCCCTTGCCTGGTTCGCGGCTGTGGGCCTCCGGCTGGCCGTGATCGATATCCGCACCCGGCGGCTGCCCAACGGGCTGGTCCTGCCCTCCTACCCGGTTGCGGGGGTGCTGCTGGCCGGTGCCGCGCTCGCCGCCGGGGAACCGGACCGGATTGCCGCCATGCTGCTGGGTGCGGCAGGGCTGTGGGCCGGGTTCTTCGCGCTGAGGCTGGCGAATCCTGCGGGCCTGGGCTTCGGGGACGTGAAGCTTGCCGGACTGCTGGGCCTCTATCTGGGTTTTCTCGGCGCCGGCCACGTCCTGGCCGGGATGGTGGCGGCGTTTGTTTTCGGCGGCATCGGCGGGGTGGTGCTGATCCTCACCGGCCGCGGCACGGCGTCGTCGACGGTGGCCTTTGGCCCGTTCCTGCTCCTGGGATCCGCCGTGGCCATGATGGTCCCTGCCCTACAGTAG